One region of Danio rerio strain Tuebingen ecotype United States chromosome 5, GRCz12tu, whole genome shotgun sequence genomic DNA includes:
- the LOC110439804 gene encoding RING finger protein 224 has protein sequence MESDPNALRDPYKPDMGDSELPDLECAICFCQFNNVFNTPKVLQCKHTFCLECLARMNIKSNQPDTIQCPLCRSYTPLPDLGLPKLANNSTVLSYLPSAMQHVYSIRFNRNKGKLQVKRVPSSVPIHTHTVSQSLDVGMPAGMQGSSGEGRERSLLMTILRTPLCKAFLMSTVAIIAVVLTITIIILQQKR, from the coding sequence ATGGAGTCAGACCCGAACGCCCTCCGCGACCCCTACAAACCGGACATGGGTGACTCCGAGCTACCCGATCTGGAGTGTGCCATCTGCTTCTGCCAGTTCAACAATGTCTTCAACACCCCGAAGGTTCTGCAATGCAAGCACACCTTCTGTCTGGAGTGCCTCGCCCGGATGAACATCAAATCCAACCAACCCGACACCATCCAGTGCCCGCTTTGCCGTTCATACACCCCTTTACCAGATTTGGGACTCCCAAAACTGGCCAATAACTCGACAGTGCTGTCTTATCTCCCTTCTGCAATGCAGCATGTCTACAGCATCCGTTTTAACAGAAACAAGGGAAAACTGCAGGTTAAGCGAGTGCCCAGTTCTGTcccgatacacacacacactgtcagtcAGAGTTTGGATGTGGGCATGCCGGCTGGTATGCAGGGATCATCAGGAGAGGGCAGAGAGAGGTCTTTACTGATGACCATCCTGCGGACGCCGCTCTGCAAGGCTTTTTTAATGAGCACGGTGGCCATAATAGCGGTCGTTCTCACTATTACTATTATAATACTGCAGCAGAAGCGCTAA